The sequence CTTGATTTTCTGATACATCCAGCCGACACAGGCAAGGCCGCAGAAACTGTGCGTAACATTGTCTTCCTTGATTATCGGAAATTCGCCGGGAACCTGCATCATGAAGTTTTTCCTCCTGAAATCGTTACCGACCGCACTCAATCCCGGAATCGGGAACAAGCGAAATTGCACTCGCAGCGGTCAAACTTTTTGAAACTGAAGATATAATATTTTTCATTAATCCTGTACTCTCAGGCTCTCCCTATTTTCGCCTGAACCGAAGCGGGTTTATCGCCAAGATGCACGTCGCGATCGCGGCGGTCGTCGATTTTCAGTACCGTATATACTCTCTGAACTCCCATACCGAAGGCATGCTCGTGCAGACTCCCGGCAAGCGAAAACAACTCGGACGACGGCCCTTCGATTGTCGTACCCATATCGTGAAGCCGGTAGCTGCAGCTGCTTCCTGCAAGAAGATCCTGCAGAGAGGCTATAAAGGAGCTGAAACCCGAACTCCGGCCGTCGAGAGGAATAACGGTAATGTCCATGAGTGCCATCGCAGTACCCGGATCGATCCTTAACGATAAACAGTCTCTTCCCGACCAGGACCGACAGAGACAAAGGTAACCGGAAC comes from Chlorobium limicola DSM 245 and encodes:
- a CDS encoding MTH1187 family thiamine-binding protein → MALMDITVIPLDGRSSGFSSFIASLQDLLAGSSCSYRLHDMGTTIEGPSSELFSLAGSLHEHAFGMGVQRVYTVLKIDDRRDRDVHLGDKPASVQAKIGRA